CTACTTGAGCATTAAAGGACCTGAAATATTTTTGCtatgtgtgtttcaggtttaatttgcatattgtaCGTCTGAGTACACCAACAAGACAAGAACACAATAAATTGTGACTATAACAAACAAtaactgatgatgatggtgctagtGATGGATTGCCTGTAGCAAGCAAAATTCTAGGGAGGTATATGAATCAATAACAAGTGAATTCATAGCGAAAGGCTGCGGTGCAAACTCGTAAATGTGAGAGTCAGATTTTCTCTTGGTCACTAGGTGTCTGACAGGATCCAGCTGACCACATTTCCCAGAGTGGCTTCTATGAATACCTGTGttgagaactgtgtgtgtgcgagatGTGGGGGTGCATCCTGAGTGATGAGCACTACATTGTGGAGCTGCAACATCAGCACAGCTTAGCACCAGAGAGGATCCATCATTCAGGACAGCCTTGAAACAGTGGAGCTCCTGGTCTACatgtacagacagacatacagtatgcatacaCATCATACAAGCATGTTTTTAAAGCCACCCCCTACTGTCTCACCCAAGGCTGCTGTAATCAATCGTGCTGTGTGAAAACACCCTAGTCTGAATTAATGCAACACCGCATGCTGCTCTACTGCCATGGACGATGAACAGCCACTGTGGTGTGATCGCACCTTCTCATATGCCCTCAGCACACAAATGCATCTCAGACACATTGTAAGCGAAGAACATGTCCTGCATGAGGCATAGAGGTTCTTCGGACGGATGATCTTCGGCCCTGTGTTTGACAGATTTCATTTGCTCTTTGAAGAACAGAACACGAAGTAATGTTCcaaaacagactgaaataaGTGCACAAAACTGGGTTATAGCaattcagatattttaattGAGGTGGTGACATCGTACAGAGTGGAAATGGGCAAAATGCAGCTATGGATGACGAGAAGAAAGCACAATGTGTCATAGCCTTGTTTGAAACCTACATTCTTTGACCTTACATAAAATCAATTGTAAACCGGATACCAACACAAAACTAACACCAATAAATCCATACATAAGATACTTATAATGAGGGAtaattgtctttgttttgaatcTAAATGACTTGTCAATGAAGGTTTTCACAAAAAGGGGTTGTAGTAGAATTTGCCCACAAAGCCAGCAGAGCTGATCTTCTGCTGGTATGCAGTGTGCAGTGGCGACCTCTATCCCCATCATGTGATGACAAATTTGAGAGATTATTGTTGAGATCTGATGAAACGGCTGCCAGTTAGTCTTTGCATACTccgttttcttttctccatgagagTATGTTTGGGTTGTTGACTCTAGGCCATATGGCTCTGGTGCCTAGGGCATCGACATGGCACATTGAACATATGTAGCAGTGACTTATAATCCCTCCATAACACTGAAGGTCATAGGATTTGTCATCTGAAAGCTGCGAACAAAAAGTGTACGATGGCACATGACGTTAATGTCAGGAGTGAAAGCTGAAAGTACACCGAGATAAATGATCCTGTGTGTTCCTGCGTGTCTCCCAGACCAAGAAAGCAGCCAAAATGGTCGTGTTCACTACAATCTGGTTTACATAGGCAGCTAAATTTCACTCACAGCAAATGAGTGCTCTAGCCCTGCTCTGGAAATACACTGTGGAGGCAGCAATTCTTCCCAAAGGAAATATTACAGCAAACACTGAAATCCCACTTGaggctttaattaaaaaaataattagcaaCTGCCCTAAAATGAATCACATGACATCATCCAGATCAGAGGAGAAGTGTAATCGttggcagggtaaggtaaaaaATATTAGATAGGAATTCATATTCAAAAATATCTGCTAGTGTGAAAAACAGGGGTCATCTTTATTTTCCATAATAAATATAGACTTTAACAATTACATTGGAGGATTATCATACAAACGAGCACTCTAGGAGAGCACTGATTGGCCACAAAGCCACCATCCACCAATACAACAACACCTCAGAGAGTAAGAAAGAGAGAATAAGGGACTGTTGGGACAGATGAAGGTGGCAGAGACGGCTGAGATTGTTGAGATTGACACCAACCTGATGTTCAGGACCTCGATTACAAATCAGCtcccttgattttttttctcaaattcatAATTAAAGAGTTTCACCTAAGTTACCTAACTTCATTTACCCAACATACAGTTTCAATCGATGGACAGACGTGCGGCAGTCTACCGCCCTCTAGTGTGTGCCAGAGGAACGGTTAGAAATACCTGCCAGGTTTCAGCCAGTGtggtaaaagaaagaaagtgaagcAGACGGCATTTAGCAACACTACTCCACAGTGTGACAAGTGAGCCCAGGTCCCGCTTGTCTGTCCCATCATCTCCACACATAATTTCTCCCCACCCACTTTCTTTCCAGCCAGTTCCAGGGCCTGTTCAGGTACAACATGTTCTCTCCCGGGCTGAGAGAGTGTTTTGTGCATATCAAAGAGTCTTAGAGGATCTGTTCGGTGCTAGAGGCAGAGATGTCCAGTAGTCTCCAGGCAGCATATGGGTTGAGCTCCTCCTGGTCTCGACACAGAGCCCACACATACATCATCCTGATCACTTTTTCctggagggagaaaaacagatgGGTGCAATCATAATCACTGGAAAACAGGGAAGACAGATACACgctttaaattgaattttatcATCTGTTTTGTGGTTATGTAAGCCGTGTTGGGATTTATATTAGTCTGAATTGTGACAATGATCCCAGCCACGTCCCCAGAGTGCTGACATTATTTCTGAGTAAGCTGTGTTTAGTCAATACCAGATGTCACATTTGTCTCTAAAACCTCTAAAGAAAGTTTGAAAGGATTTAAAACTCTGAGCCCAGTAAAAAACTTGGTGTAGAGGTACAGTCCATGAGGgcagagtctgtctgtcttatgCCCAGACATTTGGATACAGCTGATAAAACAGGAGAGAACAGTACATCCACCATTAATCCTCCTGCAGTAGTCTTTTAATCTGAAGACTGGGCAAATGCCAACTGCATGGCACTGAGTGGATACCTTGACCTCGTTACCAATCACAGGTGTCCCTGAGGAGCCCTGAATGGACAACATGGCTGATTTACAACCAATAAAGCTTTAGTCAGGGTCGCAGgtctaaagaaataaaagccaCGAACAAATGGTAAAAAGCGTCTTAATGGTCTCATTCTCCTGGTGCCTCATTTATAAGACTTGTCTTCATATTTGAGGTTATAACAAAATGTCAGCTAAAACTTTGGTCTTTATTGCCTTAACATTGCATTGGCTATCAAAGATGATTGTGTTACtgttggtgtgagtgtgtgtatgtgtgtgtgtaaaacttACGGGgtccccctccaccacctctcctTTGGTGTTTCGGATTACCATGACTAACTGAGCCTGGAAGGTGATAATCAGCACTGGACCCTGGTCCATCATCTTTCCCATCGCCAGCTGAAGAGAAGGATAAATACTTTATATGCTTTAACTGAAccaacaaacatatttttaagaTTAGTATTGAAATACGTTTACTGAGGGTCATGAGTTATGCTGCAAGGACTTAAACTCTGAGAGTAATGGTGACgactaaacacaaaatacaaaaaaagttggaaatgaacaaaaacgATGACTTTGACAGCTTTATCCCTCCAGATCATCATACAGACTAGAACCACAGGCTCTTTGAGTCAAAGCAAAATCAATATTATGTATTAAAAGGCTCTTGTCTGTTAGcaatgttgttatttttctgaagcaaaaacaaagcaggagcaaagacaattaaaaacagtttcccTGAAGAGTCAACgttaaaactaaaaatctgAATATGCTCACCCTAACCTGTTTCAATTATGCTAAGTCATTAGCATGGTAAATACTATTTTAGTATTGCAGTATTGCCAAATTTTAAATGTTCACCAAAGTCTTGTGTAGTGTAGTCTAGAGTAACTTACATCAATACTGTCAATGTCCAGGATCTTAGAGTGGAACTGAAGTCCCATGGCCTTGGCTTGCTGAATTGGGTGTGCCAGCTGGCTGTATGTCTGCAGAGAAAGAAGATAAGACAACTTgatcaaacattttataaagcGCTGCCCACCGAAAGGCAACATGTGCTTCAATGTCACTAGTGTGCTCTGTGGTCAGTCTAACTACTGTCTGTGCATATTCATAACAAAAGAAGCCTATCTATGGAATCTGTGTTCTTCCAGCTCAGGGTCGGTGGGTGAGAAGATCCATACCGCTTCGTAACACCAGTCCTTCAGTACCTCCAGCTCGCCTCTGATCATCGCCTGCATCGAGACAGTGCAAATACCAGATTAAAAAACTTGTTGTCCTAACGTTATCTAATGCTTTAAATGATTCAATTACACAGACAGTGTTGTTTACAGTAGCATACCTCCAGTATGTTGGGGATGATATCTCGTTCACACTGCTTGAGGAAAGAATCTTTGTCAAAAGACGGGTCCGCCTTCAAAATCTCTGTCAGTACTTCAGACATCTCTGTCTTGGAAAACAGCCCACCTAAacgcacatgaacacacatacaggaaacatacatacatgaagaaaaacacacagtaacgCCAGTAACCCAGGAATGTAATAACTAAACATAGCCAGTGTAGCAGAAACAATAAAGTATGCATATCTTTTGTATTTCCTCTGTTATATCTTAATTAgacctctcagtgtgtgtgcagactatCAAACCAAAGGTCTCTCACCTATGAGGTCAGTCATCTTGTCTGTGACAGCACGAGACGCTCTGATGAGGGCATTGTCACTCTCATCgtacttcatcttcatctcaaaAAACCCTGTGATGAACATAAGAACGATAATGCATCATATCCTTAGTTGAAACCTCCaatctcctccacacacacccttatgcacacagaaagaggtgggggaaaagaaaacaaagttctCTCAGCTCAGCAAATCCTTTCAAACTCAGTTCATACACAGAGATTAGACATCATTATTCCCGTCAAAATCGTGAACTCCCACAGGACTTGCTGGTTAGACAATATGAGGaatgaaaaagccaaaaaactgAATCTCAGCAAAAGGCTGCTGTACGCCGCCGCTGGGTGATTGATGAATCATTGTATGATTCTaatacattttctgaaaaataaacaaacacacatctcttCGGTGCacccacacagaaacacacacacacacacaccccaaacatttaaatgtattcaggAAATTTGGGAGATGGTGCAAAACCATCCCACTGGACATATTCGCCCCTGCAGCAACTCTTGTACTGGAGTCTACCAATGTATCAAATAAAGCAGAATACATACCATGTGATGTCACCACAGAGACAGGGTGAAGTGCTGCAGGGTTTATGCTGAATCAAGTGCCATATTGCCATTTCTAGTTGAGCTATCATTTTTGCTGATTTAAATCAGCCAGAAAAGTTGTCTGCCTCAGATTTAGCCTACAACTGAAAACTGGTGTACTGGTTCACTGCCCAACCCTAGAATTTAGAGTCTAAAAAGTGCAGATGCTGCAATAACAGCTATGGAAATACACATAGCAGCAAATCTGTTGACTTTGTGCAATGTCCTACCTGTAACCCAGGTGAatttttctttccacctctcCAAACATTATTAATGGTCAACATTGTATCCCTAACTAAAGTGCATATAATATTGGCTAAATATACTAAATCAGCACAGTGATGTCACTTTATAAACCTCTCATTTTTCACACTCTCCACCTAATCCCATAGCAGCACCTTCTATTAACTGAATATTTCAGCAAACCCTTATTAATGGACCCTCATAATTTTGAAGGTTAAAAAGTGCTTCAAGCCACCCAAGCCCAAATATATCTTTCATCTTTTGTCACTTGGAGAGTTTTGCTATGAAAATGTATCTCTTCAGACCTGTGTAAAACCCTTAGCAATAGCAGTATAACAACCAGGGCGATCTGAATGATGTGGTCTTTCCCAAATTCTTGCAAACTGTTAAACTAAGCCCACCACGCCTAggatacagagagacagaaagaaggagaggtCGGTAAGTCCTTACTGTTAAAGACCACATTGTTGTCTTTGAAGTCCTTCCACTGTTGGTACCATTTTGAGTCTTTGTGGAGCACCACACCCATAGCttccctgaaaaacaaaacaagaagtaaAGATTTAAAACAGTGTCCCTGTTGGATTACTGGAGTCATAATGATCACCATATTTAACCATGTTAAGTTAGAAATTAAAATACactgctttatttacagaaagaACAAttaactaaatgtaaatgtaacaacCGTAGTGCTACCAAGGTTCAGCTTAGAGAAATGTTATTCCTATTCCAAAATACTCTGGAAAAAATAAGAGCATTTTACAACAGTTTGCTTATCTCTGCAAACCTTTAGTTTCCCCTAATAGTAAAGTAGTCTCTTGGTACATGACTAGATCCCCCAATTTTTCTAGGTCTgtaattttttatattaaagatTATACTGGCTATCTCTAAACCTCAGGCATTGCCCTCTCATTATCATGGCAAAGCAGAAGCCACTCACGTACTCATTTGCTTCGAAAACCTTGCTGTCATCCCCTGCGCCCTTAGAAGAGAACTCACTCCTCTTCCTGAGTCTGGAAGGAGGCCGATAAGGGCCAGTGTGACCCAGGTCCCCAATCTCTTTCTTCACACTCTCCATGCCCTGAAAGCACGTGAACAGGTACATATTTACCTACCTGTAACCTTAATAGAACATGTCAAATTATTTCTCTAACAGTTGAACAGAGTGGGCAGGACAAAGTCACTTTCTAAGAGTACGTGTAAAGGAAAACAGTGAGTGCTGACAGCTgttaacagcaacaaaaaaaattctgtCCCAAAACTGAACAAGTTCACATGaatttcttcctctttttttaatgatctgcTTTATAAAATACTGAGTTCTATTTGTTGGAGGAACTTGGTTGGCTTGTGGTCTTGTGGTTGAACCTCAAACTGAActctcctgtcctctttttAACTTTCTGTGCCACACAGGTGTTTATCTATCAAGTACAGATTGTAGAACAACCTTCTGAACTCTCTCTCAGTCGCTTCCACCGTAATTGGTTTTACTCTTAATTCAGCTTGAAGTGTAAAGatattttcagttcattatgaAAGTGTGACAGGACAAATTAGACATTACTAGGTGATTAATGGGAAACACTGGAGATGTCCCCGCAGTTGTAGTCTTGAccggtcttgaaataaaatccagagtccaGAGTGAAAATGCAGTCAATTCCAAGACAAGCCCAAGGCTTTTAAAAAGTGAGACACATGCTTTACTCTAAAGAGCCTTGCCATTAAGTTTCaatcagagagaaacaaaaaccaacaaatgCTGTTTAACTTCTGGTAAACAGAGATATATATCTGCTCCATAGTGAGCACAGTGACTTCATACCTGTGATATCGCTTTGAAGGCGCCGGTCTTCCCCAACATCTCTCCACTCTTAGAGACACTCTCTGCTGAGGTCTTAGCTGTTTTGGCTGCTTCCTCCATTCCCTCCTTGATTTTCTTTCCAATTTCTGTACGACTGACCTCCTCCAGCCCCTGTCCACACACGCATAACTTGTAAGTGTGGATGGACGAAATTGAATTGCATGTCTATCATATGACAATCAAAAGAAAGGCTGCATTTGGTTGAGATACCTTTCACATTTACCTCTTTAACTGTTTCAGAGAGGTTTCCCAACTTCTTTTTGAGAACCTCGGAGGTCTTCACTGTTTCAGACTCTATAGTTTTCTGGGATCGAGACAAGGGGTGTGTATTTAACACTCGTTTTTCATATTAACATTGATagaaaggctgtgtgtgttgtgtggccaAATACTAACATATTTCCTTCGAGCTTGTTTCAGTGCATCTGACTCCTCCAGTTTCTTGGCTTCTTCCCTGAActtcttgatgttttctttcatttccttatttttatttagctcCTGCTTCAGGTTGTCCAAGAATTCACCCAGGAAACCTTTTCTGCCACCGCCTCTCTCCCCCGACAAATACCGTACCTGCAGAAGTGACTGAGGCACCTTGTTGGTATAAttaagaaacaacacacacaattaatTTACTCCGAGGATGTAGTAgtttaatcaaatttaaattcatgttcATATAGTTGTTTTTGTACTCAAACCTGCATGAGGTGTGCTAAACTACTCAAGACTTCTTGATTAAATTTAGGTAGGAAACAAGTTTAATAACTTGCAAAGACAGCAGGTGCACTTCAGAGTGATAGTTACGCAGTTCGGTACACTTTTTCCTCATAAGATGATGTTTCAGCAAAGTGCTTTCACTTGGGCTCTAAAAACACCAACGCAAGCACCAG
Above is a window of Larimichthys crocea isolate SSNF chromosome XVII, L_crocea_2.0, whole genome shotgun sequence DNA encoding:
- the timm44 gene encoding mitochondrial import inner membrane translocase subunit TIM44, coding for MEGHHRKKVAVITFKMAAPLCQCYQICVRRGLVAFPFSYLPLHNRPDVYRIRGFLTCSSQVPQSLLQVRYLSGERGGGRKGFLGEFLDNLKQELNKNKEMKENIKKFREEAKKLEESDALKQARRKYKTIESETVKTSEVLKKKLGNLSETVKEGLEEVSRTEIGKKIKEGMEEAAKTAKTSAESVSKSGEMLGKTGAFKAISQGMESVKKEIGDLGHTGPYRPPSRLRKRSEFSSKGAGDDSKVFEANEEAMGVVLHKDSKWYQQWKDFKDNNVVFNRFFEMKMKYDESDNALIRASRAVTDKMTDLIGGLFSKTEMSEVLTEILKADPSFDKDSFLKQCERDIIPNILEAMIRGELEVLKDWCYEATYSQLAHPIQQAKAMGLQFHSKILDIDSIDLAMGKMMDQGPVLIITFQAQLVMVIRNTKGEVVEGDPEKVIRMMYVWALCRDQEELNPYAAWRLLDISASSTEQIL